The following are encoded together in the Desulfomonilaceae bacterium genome:
- a CDS encoding branched-chain amino acid ABC transporter permease: MDMKRDYYEDIQLFRTNTTLVLSVVLFGALASIPFFIGDYNLYIFNLIAIHSIVAIGLNILVGYTGQISLGHAGFFAIGAYTGVLLMVKAGLPFPVALVAAGFVSSGFGFLLGLPSLRLEGPYLAIATLGFGMAVTQIISHLDFAGGHMGLEAPKMSLGGFVADTGYEQYAVIMTVTAIMTVAAINLMKTRVGRALVAIRDSEIAAEAMGVNVLKYKTLAFAISAFYTGVGGALMAFALAHISAGSFNLILSITFLAMIVVGGLGSIMGSILGAALLTYLQIKLQIIQEAPFVGPALLDISKRFFTAEGLPNIQSIIIGAIMIGIVIFEPHGMRGIYLRFKRYWKMWPF; the protein is encoded by the coding sequence ATGGACATGAAGCGAGACTATTACGAGGATATACAACTTTTCAGGACCAATACCACACTTGTTCTTAGTGTGGTCCTTTTTGGCGCCTTGGCTTCAATACCTTTTTTCATCGGGGATTATAACTTATACATTTTCAACCTGATCGCCATCCACTCAATTGTCGCGATAGGCCTGAATATACTTGTGGGCTATACAGGGCAGATATCTCTCGGACACGCCGGTTTTTTCGCAATTGGCGCCTATACCGGAGTCCTGTTGATGGTCAAAGCCGGGCTTCCTTTCCCCGTAGCGCTTGTAGCGGCCGGTTTTGTCTCTTCCGGGTTTGGTTTTCTGTTGGGGCTTCCTTCATTGAGATTAGAGGGACCGTATTTGGCGATCGCTACACTCGGTTTCGGCATGGCGGTGACGCAGATAATCAGCCATTTGGACTTTGCAGGAGGGCATATGGGGCTGGAAGCGCCCAAGATGTCCCTTGGGGGGTTCGTGGCTGACACGGGGTATGAGCAATACGCTGTCATAATGACCGTTACGGCTATCATGACCGTGGCAGCCATCAATTTGATGAAAACCCGTGTGGGTAGGGCTCTTGTCGCGATCAGAGACAGTGAAATAGCAGCGGAAGCCATGGGAGTAAATGTCCTGAAATACAAGACCCTGGCTTTTGCCATAAGCGCTTTTTACACAGGTGTGGGTGGAGCGTTAATGGCGTTTGCGCTTGCTCATATAAGCGCGGGCAGCTTCAACCTGATTTTGTCGATAACCTTCCTGGCCATGATAGTCGTTGGCGGTTTGGGATCCATAATGGGCTCTATTCTGGGCGCCGCGTTGCTTACATATCTGCAGATCAAATTGCAGATCATTCAGGAAGCGCCTTTCGTAGGCCCAGCGCTGCTCGATATTTCAAAAAGATTCTTCACCGCGGAAGGTTTACCTAATATCCAAAGCATTATCATTGGAGCGATCATGATCGGGATCGTGATTTTCGAACCCCATGGAATGAGGGGCATATACCTCCGATTCAAGCGTTACTGGAAAATGTGGCCGTTTTGA
- a CDS encoding branched-chain amino acid ABC transporter permease — protein MNFLMDLIVGGLAIGACYALIALAMVIIYKTSEVPNFAQGEMAMIATFVAYTMIAGYGVGFWTAAALTLIFAFILGALLEICFLRPADNPGVLGSIVITLGAEMILYGIAGWKWGANQNPFPVPFSEYSGINIGGVIITEINLWTVVVSLAVMVILFLFFRFTKLGTAMKAVQQNPFAAKAMGIPTRRILTFTWGLSSMTGAIAGMLIAPMATLDPNMMLDPMLKGFAGGVLGGLTSLPGAAAGAYLLGIIENLFGGYVSLEFKSLVAFGVIVLILCVKPSGLFVKHYERKV, from the coding sequence ATGAACTTCCTGATGGATTTAATCGTTGGCGGTTTGGCGATTGGCGCCTGTTACGCTTTAATAGCCCTGGCGATGGTCATTATTTACAAGACGTCTGAAGTGCCGAATTTCGCCCAGGGTGAGATGGCCATGATCGCCACGTTTGTGGCCTACACCATGATAGCCGGTTACGGAGTGGGTTTCTGGACAGCGGCTGCGCTCACACTCATTTTCGCGTTCATTTTGGGCGCTTTGTTGGAGATCTGTTTCCTCCGGCCCGCCGACAATCCAGGTGTCCTTGGGTCCATAGTAATTACCCTCGGAGCCGAGATGATCCTTTATGGGATAGCAGGCTGGAAATGGGGAGCCAATCAGAACCCTTTTCCTGTTCCTTTTTCCGAATACTCCGGGATAAACATTGGTGGAGTCATAATTACCGAAATAAACCTTTGGACGGTAGTGGTGAGCCTTGCCGTGATGGTCATTCTCTTTCTGTTTTTTCGGTTCACCAAACTTGGAACAGCCATGAAGGCGGTTCAACAGAACCCTTTCGCCGCCAAAGCCATGGGTATACCGACTCGACGAATTCTCACATTCACTTGGGGTTTGAGTTCCATGACCGGCGCTATCGCAGGCATGTTGATTGCTCCAATGGCCACACTTGATCCGAATATGATGCTGGATCCAATGCTCAAGGGCTTCGCCGGGGGAGTGCTCGGAGGATTAACGAGCTTGCCCGGAGCGGCCGCGGGCGCTTATTTGCTGGGAATAATCGAAAATCTTTTCGGAGGGTACGTATCGCTGGAGTTTAAATCACTGGTGGCCTTTGGTGTAATAGTGTTGATCTTGTGTGTGAAACCTTCGGGCCTGTTTGTGAAACATTATGAACGCAAGGTGTAG
- a CDS encoding ABC transporter substrate-binding protein: MKKGLKRLVVLAVLVGLTITVNTAWSADKVRGVSDTEILIGQWGPQTGPAALWGAVARGTGVFFDLVNEEGGIAGRKIKYFLRDDSYQPAKTKAIAKEFVESIGVFGVASGVGTSTGMAVRDYLMENKVPWVGPATGSAHWSVPLQKYLFAVYPRYTDEAYLLTQYLVEKMGKKKIAFFYQNDDYGKEGLLGAQKYAKKAGIQLTAEVPVEVTDTDLKSHALKLKESGAEAVILWILPKHAAIILGQAKAAGYEPQWVASSTLSDSHLMHKITKGLWAGVVYANFLNVESPLVKKYLEAQKKFAPNEQYTGIFFLAGFVFVEPMVEGLKRAGKDLNPDTFVKAMETIRHWNDWLGYDCTFTPEDHQGMKSVFISKCGPNGEPIKMSDWLTYKGE, encoded by the coding sequence ATGAAAAAAGGCCTGAAGAGATTGGTGGTTTTAGCGGTTCTAGTGGGGCTGACGATTACCGTCAACACCGCTTGGTCTGCTGACAAAGTTAGAGGGGTAAGTGACACTGAAATCCTGATAGGTCAGTGGGGTCCCCAAACAGGTCCCGCGGCTCTATGGGGCGCGGTCGCTCGAGGAACAGGCGTGTTTTTTGATCTGGTTAATGAAGAGGGTGGAATAGCCGGTCGAAAAATCAAGTACTTCCTTAGGGATGACTCTTATCAACCAGCCAAGACCAAAGCCATCGCAAAAGAATTTGTGGAAAGCATAGGGGTGTTTGGTGTCGCTTCCGGAGTCGGCACCTCTACAGGCATGGCGGTCCGCGATTACCTGATGGAAAACAAGGTCCCATGGGTTGGCCCTGCTACGGGATCCGCCCATTGGTCGGTTCCACTACAAAAATATCTGTTCGCTGTCTACCCGCGGTACACTGACGAAGCCTATCTCCTGACGCAGTACCTCGTCGAAAAGATGGGTAAGAAGAAAATAGCCTTTTTCTACCAGAATGATGATTACGGAAAAGAAGGTCTGCTGGGCGCCCAAAAATACGCCAAAAAGGCTGGAATTCAATTGACCGCTGAAGTTCCCGTAGAGGTTACCGACACAGATCTGAAATCCCATGCCTTAAAGCTCAAAGAAAGCGGCGCCGAGGCGGTGATACTCTGGATACTGCCCAAACACGCTGCAATAATACTTGGTCAGGCCAAAGCCGCGGGTTATGAGCCCCAGTGGGTAGCGAGTTCCACTCTTTCGGATTCCCACTTGATGCACAAAATCACAAAGGGTCTGTGGGCTGGAGTCGTTTACGCAAACTTCCTGAACGTGGAAAGTCCTTTGGTAAAGAAATATCTCGAAGCTCAGAAAAAATTCGCTCCGAATGAACAATACACTGGAATTTTCTTCCTTGCCGGCTTTGTCTTTGTTGAGCCGATGGTTGAGGGTCTGAAAAGAGCAGGTAAAGACTTGAATCCCGATACTTTCGTGAAGGCCATGGAAACTATTCGACACTGGAACGATTGGTTGGGATACGACTGCACGTTTACTCCAGAAGACCATCAGGGGATGAAATCTGTTTTCATATCGAAATGTGGTCCTAACGGAGAGCCGATTAAGATGTCTGACTGGCTCACCTACAAGGGTGAATGA